Proteins from a single region of Thunnus albacares chromosome 16, fThuAlb1.1, whole genome shotgun sequence:
- the epb41l2 gene encoding band 4.1-like protein 2 isoform X6, with product MTTEAGSETEVKEKAEESAAQPDQSEKTTEETQEVANAEGEEKEKEKEKEKEGKGISRYLPTWLKKQKSQSQTSPTKEVPSTEEELSQVTKEEEAPAPEVNGHAEEVEEKEEVKSEQVKEKEAESHSNASADTEPAKEEKVKESAEKSLEGTKSTAEGEGAEEQQKEKEQGGGEAGEEAEGGEGQTSIFQSPLRLVRKTKMKLVVCHVTLLDGTDFTCEVEKRAKGQYLFFKVCEHLNLMEKDYFGLTYVDNHEQKCWLDPTKEIKRQIRSNNWQFAFNVKFYPPDPSLLTEDITRYLLCLQLREDVASGRLPCSFVTHALLGSYTLQAEFGDYEPDQPRPLDYISQVTFAPNQNKEMEEKILELHKSHRGLTPAQADTQFLENAKKLSMYGVDLHHAKDSEGVDIMLGVCANGLLVYKDRLRINRFAWPKILKISYKRNNFYIKIRPGETEQFESSVGFKLQNHRSAKRLWKVCVENHSFFRLNAPEPPTKARFLTLGSKFRYSGRTQAQTRLASTLIDRPAPSFERTSSKRISRSLDGAPMISITEAGRDTAENGREPHLELHSDSKVSVTQTEAAPAAAAAAAANTNTDTKEPEKTTEVEIEETVVVQEVSKATKARLVTVTPSSPAEPSAEQETREQTVKVEEEAVAEEEAKARKQESVSSESESEDEAEYHPNVSVSISHTQIPEEKEEEEEQEKREEDKTAEHDMPDCPDSSSGPAEVSQPAEAASREGEESRTEEAEPEKTKKNAEEEKEGETEESTDDPMLTPEESPNGLTLPEEGVSGLVAPAEEEEEPKVNGEASLVEAEPRPQVICCSEPPVVKTEMVTISDTFAAQKTEIATKEVPIVHTETKTITYEAAQLDGNGDGEPGVLMTAQTITSESLCTTTTTHITKTLKGGLSETRIEKRIVITGDCDIDHDQALAQAIKEAKEQHPDMSVTRVVVHKETELAEEED from the exons atgacaacagaagCAGGCTCTGAGACAGAGGTGAAGGAGAAAGCAGAGGAGTCAGCTGCTCAGCCGGACCAATCGGAGAAGACGACAGAAGAGACCCAGGAAGTCGCCAACgctgagggagaggagaaggaaaaagagaaggagaaggagaaagagggcAAAGGAATCTCTCGATACCTGCCGACATGGCTTAAGAAGCAGAAGTCTCAAAGCCAG ACCTCTCCGACTAAGGAGGTCCCATCCACAGAGGAGGAATTAAGCCAGGTGACAAAGGAAGAGGAGGCGCCTGCCCCAGAAGTGAACGGCCACGCAGAGgaagtggaagagaaggaggaggtcaAGTCGGAGCaagtgaaggaaaaagaagcagaatCTCATTCCAACGCCAGTGCTGACACCGAG CCTGCCAAGGAAGAGAAGGTGAAAGAGAGCGCCGAGAAAAGTCTCGAAGGGACAAAATCGACAGCCGAGGGCGAAGGAGCGGAGGAGCAGcagaaggagaaagagcagggaggaggagaggcaggggAGGAAGCGGAGGGAGGAGAAGGCCAAACCTCCATTTTCCAGTCTCCCCTCCGTTTAGTGAGGAAGACCAAGATGAAGCTGGTGGTGTGTCACGTGACCCTCCTGGACGGGACAGACTTCACCTGTGAGGTGGAG AAACGTGCAAAGGGCCAGTACTTATTCTTTAAGGTGTGTGAGCATCTTAATCTGATGGAAAAAGACTACTTCGGTCTTACATACGTGGACAACCACGAACAGAAG TGTTGGTTGGATCCCACTAAGGAAATCAAAAGACAGATACGCA GTAACAACTGGCAGTTTGCATTCAACGTCAAGTTCTACCCTCCTGACCCCTCACTGCTCACTGAAGACATAACtag GTACCTGTTGTGTCTGCAGCTCCGCGAAGATGTGGCGTCCGGTCGACTGCCTTGCTCGTTTGTCACTCACGCTCTGCTGGGGTCATACACGTTGCAG GCAGAATTCGGTGACTATGAACCTGATCAGCCCCGGCCTCTGGACTACATCAGTCAGGTGACTTTTGCGCCCAATCAGAAcaaagagatggaggagaagatTCTCGAGCTCCACAAGTCCCACAG GGGGTTGACACCAGCGCAGGCCGACACCCAGTTTCTAGAAAACGCCAAGAAATTGTCCATGTACGGCGTTGACTTGCACCATGCTAAG GATTCTGAAGGTGTGGACATCATGCTAGGTGTGTGTGCCAACGGCCTCTTGGTCTACAAAGACAGACTCCGGATAAACCGTTTCGCTTGGCCCAAAATACTCAAGATTTCATACAAGAGGAACAACTTCTACATTAAGATCAGACCAGGAGAG ACGGAGCAGTTCGAGAGCTCCGTGGGATTCAAACTCCAGAATCATCGATCTGCCAAAAGGCTGTGGAAAGTCTGTGTGGAGAATCACAGTTTCTTCAG GTTAAACGCACCAGAACCTCCAACCAAGGCCCGCTTCTTGACTCTGGGCTCCAAGTTCCGTTACAGCGGACGAACCCAGGCCCAGACCCGCCTGGCCAGCACCCTCATCGACCGACCCGCACCCAGCTTTGAACGCACCTCATCCAAACGCATCAGCCGCAGTCTAGAtggag CGCCAATGATCAGCATAACAGAGGCCGGCAGGGACACAGCTGAGAACGGACGTGAGCCCCACCTGGAGCTCCACTCTGACtctaag GTGAGTGTGACCCAAACGGAAgcagctcctgctgctgctgctgctgctgctgctaacacGAACACTGACACCAAAGAACCTGAAAAG ACAACCGAAGTTGAAATCGAAGAAACCGTTGTCGTCCAAGAAGTTTCCAAAGCAACCAAAGCCAGACTTGTCACAGTCACTCCCAGCTCCCCTGCTGAGCCGTCTGCAGAGCAGGAAACGAGAGAGCAGACAGTGAAAGTCGAAGAGGAAGCAGTTGCGGAGGAGGAAGCGAAAGCGAGGAAACAGGAGAGCGTTTCCTCCGAGAGCGAGAGCGAGGACGAAGCGGAGTATCACCCGAATGTCTCCGTGTCCATCTCTCATACGCAAATACcggaggagaaggaagaggaagaagagcaggagaagagagaggaggataaGACGGCGGAGCACGACATGCCTGACTGTCCTGACTCTTCCTCTGGTCCCGCCGAAGTCAGCCAGCCCGCAGAAGCAGCCAGTCGAGAGGGAGAGGAGTCCAGGACGGAGGAAGCAGAACCggagaagacgaagaagaacgcagaggaggagaaggaaggtgAGACCGAGGAGAGCACAGACGATCCCATGCTGACACCCGAAGAATCTCCCAACGGACTCACCCTGCCCGAGGAGGGCGTGAGCGGGCTGGTCGCtcctgcagaggaagaggaggagcctAAAGTGAACGGAGAAGCCTCACTGGTTGAAGCAGAACCGCGGCCACAGGTTATTTGTTGCTCTGAG CCACCTGTGGTAAAGACAGAAATGGTGACTATATCAGACACGTTTGCAGCCCAGAAAACTGAGATAGCCACAAAAGAAGTGCCCATCGTACATACGGAAACCAAGACCATCACATACGAAGCTGCACAG TTGGATGGGAATGGCGATGGTGAACCTGGAGTGTTGATGACTGCTCAGACAATCACCTCTGAATCTCTGTGTACTACTACAACCACACACATTACCAAG ACATTAAAGGGTGGCCTATCAGAGACGAGGATTGAGAAACGCATCGTCATTACAGGCGACTGTGACATCGACCACGACCAG GCACTGGCCCAGGCCATAAAGGAGGCCAAAGAGCAACATCCTGACATGTCTGTTACCAGAGTGGTGGTTcataaagaaactgaactggctgaggaggaggatTGA
- the epb41l2 gene encoding band 4.1-like protein 2 isoform X5, translated as MTTEAGSETEVKEKAEESAAQPDQSEKTTEETQEVANAEGEEKEKEKEKEKEGKGISRYLPTWLKKQKSQSQTSPTKEVPSTEEELSQVTKEEEAPAPEVNGHAEEVEEKEEVKSEQVKEKEAESHSNASADTEPAKEEKVKESAEKSLEGTKSTAEGEGAEEQQKEKEQGGGEAGEEAEGGEGQTSIFQSPLRLVRKTKMKLVVCHVTLLDGTDFTCEVEKRAKGQYLFFKVCEHLNLMEKDYFGLTYVDNHEQKCWLDPTKEIKRQIRSNNWQFAFNVKFYPPDPSLLTEDITRYLLCLQLREDVASGRLPCSFVTHALLGSYTLQAEFGDYEPDQPRPLDYISQVTFAPNQNKEMEEKILELHKSHRGLTPAQADTQFLENAKKLSMYGVDLHHAKDSEGVDIMLGVCANGLLVYKDRLRINRFAWPKILKISYKRNNFYIKIRPGETEQFESSVGFKLQNHRSAKRLWKVCVENHSFFRLNAPEPPTKARFLTLGSKFRYSGRTQAQTRLASTLIDRPAPSFERTSSKRISRSLDGAPMISITEAGRDTAENGREPHLELHSDSKVKEVDLSPGDAETTPSQSLGASDVALSQDHDKTQEEVLKHQASISELKRSFMEAPPPSPPQPNQWEKRLTSSPATTIRVQQQQQVVSVTQTEAAPAAAAAAAANTNTDTKEPEKTTEVEIEETVVVQEVSKATKARLVTVTPSSPAEPSAEQETREQTVKVEEEAVAEEEAKARKQESVSSESESEDEAEYHPNVSVSISHTQIPEEKEEEEEQEKREEDKTAEHDMPDCPDSSSGPAEVSQPAEAASREGEESRTEEAEPEKTKKNAEEEKEGETEESTDDPMLTPEESPNGLTLPEEGVSGLVAPAEEEEEPKVNGEASLVEAEPRPQVICCSEPPVVKTEMVTISDTFAAQKTEIATKEVPIVHTETKTITYEAAQLDGNGDGEPGVLMTAQTITSESLCTTTTTHITKTLKGGLSETRIEKRIVITGDCDIDHDQS; from the exons atgacaacagaagCAGGCTCTGAGACAGAGGTGAAGGAGAAAGCAGAGGAGTCAGCTGCTCAGCCGGACCAATCGGAGAAGACGACAGAAGAGACCCAGGAAGTCGCCAACgctgagggagaggagaaggaaaaagagaaggagaaggagaaagagggcAAAGGAATCTCTCGATACCTGCCGACATGGCTTAAGAAGCAGAAGTCTCAAAGCCAG ACCTCTCCGACTAAGGAGGTCCCATCCACAGAGGAGGAATTAAGCCAGGTGACAAAGGAAGAGGAGGCGCCTGCCCCAGAAGTGAACGGCCACGCAGAGgaagtggaagagaaggaggaggtcaAGTCGGAGCaagtgaaggaaaaagaagcagaatCTCATTCCAACGCCAGTGCTGACACCGAG CCTGCCAAGGAAGAGAAGGTGAAAGAGAGCGCCGAGAAAAGTCTCGAAGGGACAAAATCGACAGCCGAGGGCGAAGGAGCGGAGGAGCAGcagaaggagaaagagcagggaggaggagaggcaggggAGGAAGCGGAGGGAGGAGAAGGCCAAACCTCCATTTTCCAGTCTCCCCTCCGTTTAGTGAGGAAGACCAAGATGAAGCTGGTGGTGTGTCACGTGACCCTCCTGGACGGGACAGACTTCACCTGTGAGGTGGAG AAACGTGCAAAGGGCCAGTACTTATTCTTTAAGGTGTGTGAGCATCTTAATCTGATGGAAAAAGACTACTTCGGTCTTACATACGTGGACAACCACGAACAGAAG TGTTGGTTGGATCCCACTAAGGAAATCAAAAGACAGATACGCA GTAACAACTGGCAGTTTGCATTCAACGTCAAGTTCTACCCTCCTGACCCCTCACTGCTCACTGAAGACATAACtag GTACCTGTTGTGTCTGCAGCTCCGCGAAGATGTGGCGTCCGGTCGACTGCCTTGCTCGTTTGTCACTCACGCTCTGCTGGGGTCATACACGTTGCAG GCAGAATTCGGTGACTATGAACCTGATCAGCCCCGGCCTCTGGACTACATCAGTCAGGTGACTTTTGCGCCCAATCAGAAcaaagagatggaggagaagatTCTCGAGCTCCACAAGTCCCACAG GGGGTTGACACCAGCGCAGGCCGACACCCAGTTTCTAGAAAACGCCAAGAAATTGTCCATGTACGGCGTTGACTTGCACCATGCTAAG GATTCTGAAGGTGTGGACATCATGCTAGGTGTGTGTGCCAACGGCCTCTTGGTCTACAAAGACAGACTCCGGATAAACCGTTTCGCTTGGCCCAAAATACTCAAGATTTCATACAAGAGGAACAACTTCTACATTAAGATCAGACCAGGAGAG ACGGAGCAGTTCGAGAGCTCCGTGGGATTCAAACTCCAGAATCATCGATCTGCCAAAAGGCTGTGGAAAGTCTGTGTGGAGAATCACAGTTTCTTCAG GTTAAACGCACCAGAACCTCCAACCAAGGCCCGCTTCTTGACTCTGGGCTCCAAGTTCCGTTACAGCGGACGAACCCAGGCCCAGACCCGCCTGGCCAGCACCCTCATCGACCGACCCGCACCCAGCTTTGAACGCACCTCATCCAAACGCATCAGCCGCAGTCTAGAtggag CGCCAATGATCAGCATAACAGAGGCCGGCAGGGACACAGCTGAGAACGGACGTGAGCCCCACCTGGAGCTCCACTCTGACtctaag GTTAAGGAGGTGGACTTAAGCCCTGGCGATGCGGAAACCACGCCCTCCCAG TCACTTGGAGCCAGTGATGTTGCCCTCTCTCAG GACCATGATAAGACCCAAGAAGAGGTTCTGAAACACCAAGCTAGCATTAGCGAGCTAAAACGCTCCTTTATGGAGGCGccacctccctctcctcctcagccCAACCAGTGGGAGAAACGTCTCACCTCCTCTCCCGCTACAACGATACGTGttcaacagcaacagcaagtG GTGAGTGTGACCCAAACGGAAgcagctcctgctgctgctgctgctgctgctgctaacacGAACACTGACACCAAAGAACCTGAAAAG ACAACCGAAGTTGAAATCGAAGAAACCGTTGTCGTCCAAGAAGTTTCCAAAGCAACCAAAGCCAGACTTGTCACAGTCACTCCCAGCTCCCCTGCTGAGCCGTCTGCAGAGCAGGAAACGAGAGAGCAGACAGTGAAAGTCGAAGAGGAAGCAGTTGCGGAGGAGGAAGCGAAAGCGAGGAAACAGGAGAGCGTTTCCTCCGAGAGCGAGAGCGAGGACGAAGCGGAGTATCACCCGAATGTCTCCGTGTCCATCTCTCATACGCAAATACcggaggagaaggaagaggaagaagagcaggagaagagagaggaggataaGACGGCGGAGCACGACATGCCTGACTGTCCTGACTCTTCCTCTGGTCCCGCCGAAGTCAGCCAGCCCGCAGAAGCAGCCAGTCGAGAGGGAGAGGAGTCCAGGACGGAGGAAGCAGAACCggagaagacgaagaagaacgcagaggaggagaaggaaggtgAGACCGAGGAGAGCACAGACGATCCCATGCTGACACCCGAAGAATCTCCCAACGGACTCACCCTGCCCGAGGAGGGCGTGAGCGGGCTGGTCGCtcctgcagaggaagaggaggagcctAAAGTGAACGGAGAAGCCTCACTGGTTGAAGCAGAACCGCGGCCACAGGTTATTTGTTGCTCTGAG CCACCTGTGGTAAAGACAGAAATGGTGACTATATCAGACACGTTTGCAGCCCAGAAAACTGAGATAGCCACAAAAGAAGTGCCCATCGTACATACGGAAACCAAGACCATCACATACGAAGCTGCACAG TTGGATGGGAATGGCGATGGTGAACCTGGAGTGTTGATGACTGCTCAGACAATCACCTCTGAATCTCTGTGTACTACTACAACCACACACATTACCAAG ACATTAAAGGGTGGCCTATCAGAGACGAGGATTGAGAAACGCATCGTCATTACAGGCGACTGTGACATCGACCACGACCAG AGTTGA
- the epb41l2 gene encoding band 4.1-like protein 2 isoform X3 — protein sequence MTTEAGSETEVKEKAEESAAQPDQSEKTTEETQEVANAEGEEKEKEKEKEKEGKGISRYLPTWLKKQKSQSQTSPTKEVPSTEEELSQVTKEEEAPAPEVNGHAEEVEEKEEVKSEQVKEKEAESHSNASADTEPAKEEKVKESAEKSLEGTKSTAEGEGAEEQQKEKEQGGGEAGEEAEGGEGQTSIFQSPLRLVRKTKMKLVVCHVTLLDGTDFTCEVEKRAKGQYLFFKVCEHLNLMEKDYFGLTYVDNHEQKCWLDPTKEIKRQIRSNNWQFAFNVKFYPPDPSLLTEDITRYLLCLQLREDVASGRLPCSFVTHALLGSYTLQAEFGDYEPDQPRPLDYISQVTFAPNQNKEMEEKILELHKSHRGLTPAQADTQFLENAKKLSMYGVDLHHAKDSEGVDIMLGVCANGLLVYKDRLRINRFAWPKILKISYKRNNFYIKIRPGETEQFESSVGFKLQNHRSAKRLWKVCVENHSFFRLNAPEPPTKARFLTLGSKFRYSGRTQAQTRLASTLIDRPAPSFERTSSKRISRSLDGAPMISITEAGRDTAENGREPHLELHSDSKDHDKTQEEVLKHQASISELKRSFMEAPPPSPPQPNQWEKRLTSSPATTIRVQQQQQVVSVTQTEAAPAAAAAAAANTNTDTKEPEKTTEVEIEETVVVQEVSKATKARLVTVTPSSPAEPSAEQETREQTVKVEEEAVAEEEAKARKQESVSSESESEDEAEYHPNVSVSISHTQIPEEKEEEEEQEKREEDKTAEHDMPDCPDSSSGPAEVSQPAEAASREGEESRTEEAEPEKTKKNAEEEKEGETEESTDDPMLTPEESPNGLTLPEEGVSGLVAPAEEEEEPKVNGEASLVEAEPRPQVICCSEPPVVKTEMVTISDTFAAQKTEIATKEVPIVHTETKTITYEAAQLDGNGDGEPGVLMTAQTITSESLCTTTTTHITKTLKGGLSETRIEKRIVITGDCDIDHDQALAQAIKEAKEQHPDMSVTRVVVHKETELAEEED from the exons atgacaacagaagCAGGCTCTGAGACAGAGGTGAAGGAGAAAGCAGAGGAGTCAGCTGCTCAGCCGGACCAATCGGAGAAGACGACAGAAGAGACCCAGGAAGTCGCCAACgctgagggagaggagaaggaaaaagagaaggagaaggagaaagagggcAAAGGAATCTCTCGATACCTGCCGACATGGCTTAAGAAGCAGAAGTCTCAAAGCCAG ACCTCTCCGACTAAGGAGGTCCCATCCACAGAGGAGGAATTAAGCCAGGTGACAAAGGAAGAGGAGGCGCCTGCCCCAGAAGTGAACGGCCACGCAGAGgaagtggaagagaaggaggaggtcaAGTCGGAGCaagtgaaggaaaaagaagcagaatCTCATTCCAACGCCAGTGCTGACACCGAG CCTGCCAAGGAAGAGAAGGTGAAAGAGAGCGCCGAGAAAAGTCTCGAAGGGACAAAATCGACAGCCGAGGGCGAAGGAGCGGAGGAGCAGcagaaggagaaagagcagggaggaggagaggcaggggAGGAAGCGGAGGGAGGAGAAGGCCAAACCTCCATTTTCCAGTCTCCCCTCCGTTTAGTGAGGAAGACCAAGATGAAGCTGGTGGTGTGTCACGTGACCCTCCTGGACGGGACAGACTTCACCTGTGAGGTGGAG AAACGTGCAAAGGGCCAGTACTTATTCTTTAAGGTGTGTGAGCATCTTAATCTGATGGAAAAAGACTACTTCGGTCTTACATACGTGGACAACCACGAACAGAAG TGTTGGTTGGATCCCACTAAGGAAATCAAAAGACAGATACGCA GTAACAACTGGCAGTTTGCATTCAACGTCAAGTTCTACCCTCCTGACCCCTCACTGCTCACTGAAGACATAACtag GTACCTGTTGTGTCTGCAGCTCCGCGAAGATGTGGCGTCCGGTCGACTGCCTTGCTCGTTTGTCACTCACGCTCTGCTGGGGTCATACACGTTGCAG GCAGAATTCGGTGACTATGAACCTGATCAGCCCCGGCCTCTGGACTACATCAGTCAGGTGACTTTTGCGCCCAATCAGAAcaaagagatggaggagaagatTCTCGAGCTCCACAAGTCCCACAG GGGGTTGACACCAGCGCAGGCCGACACCCAGTTTCTAGAAAACGCCAAGAAATTGTCCATGTACGGCGTTGACTTGCACCATGCTAAG GATTCTGAAGGTGTGGACATCATGCTAGGTGTGTGTGCCAACGGCCTCTTGGTCTACAAAGACAGACTCCGGATAAACCGTTTCGCTTGGCCCAAAATACTCAAGATTTCATACAAGAGGAACAACTTCTACATTAAGATCAGACCAGGAGAG ACGGAGCAGTTCGAGAGCTCCGTGGGATTCAAACTCCAGAATCATCGATCTGCCAAAAGGCTGTGGAAAGTCTGTGTGGAGAATCACAGTTTCTTCAG GTTAAACGCACCAGAACCTCCAACCAAGGCCCGCTTCTTGACTCTGGGCTCCAAGTTCCGTTACAGCGGACGAACCCAGGCCCAGACCCGCCTGGCCAGCACCCTCATCGACCGACCCGCACCCAGCTTTGAACGCACCTCATCCAAACGCATCAGCCGCAGTCTAGAtggag CGCCAATGATCAGCATAACAGAGGCCGGCAGGGACACAGCTGAGAACGGACGTGAGCCCCACCTGGAGCTCCACTCTGACtctaag GACCATGATAAGACCCAAGAAGAGGTTCTGAAACACCAAGCTAGCATTAGCGAGCTAAAACGCTCCTTTATGGAGGCGccacctccctctcctcctcagccCAACCAGTGGGAGAAACGTCTCACCTCCTCTCCCGCTACAACGATACGTGttcaacagcaacagcaagtG GTGAGTGTGACCCAAACGGAAgcagctcctgctgctgctgctgctgctgctgctaacacGAACACTGACACCAAAGAACCTGAAAAG ACAACCGAAGTTGAAATCGAAGAAACCGTTGTCGTCCAAGAAGTTTCCAAAGCAACCAAAGCCAGACTTGTCACAGTCACTCCCAGCTCCCCTGCTGAGCCGTCTGCAGAGCAGGAAACGAGAGAGCAGACAGTGAAAGTCGAAGAGGAAGCAGTTGCGGAGGAGGAAGCGAAAGCGAGGAAACAGGAGAGCGTTTCCTCCGAGAGCGAGAGCGAGGACGAAGCGGAGTATCACCCGAATGTCTCCGTGTCCATCTCTCATACGCAAATACcggaggagaaggaagaggaagaagagcaggagaagagagaggaggataaGACGGCGGAGCACGACATGCCTGACTGTCCTGACTCTTCCTCTGGTCCCGCCGAAGTCAGCCAGCCCGCAGAAGCAGCCAGTCGAGAGGGAGAGGAGTCCAGGACGGAGGAAGCAGAACCggagaagacgaagaagaacgcagaggaggagaaggaaggtgAGACCGAGGAGAGCACAGACGATCCCATGCTGACACCCGAAGAATCTCCCAACGGACTCACCCTGCCCGAGGAGGGCGTGAGCGGGCTGGTCGCtcctgcagaggaagaggaggagcctAAAGTGAACGGAGAAGCCTCACTGGTTGAAGCAGAACCGCGGCCACAGGTTATTTGTTGCTCTGAG CCACCTGTGGTAAAGACAGAAATGGTGACTATATCAGACACGTTTGCAGCCCAGAAAACTGAGATAGCCACAAAAGAAGTGCCCATCGTACATACGGAAACCAAGACCATCACATACGAAGCTGCACAG TTGGATGGGAATGGCGATGGTGAACCTGGAGTGTTGATGACTGCTCAGACAATCACCTCTGAATCTCTGTGTACTACTACAACCACACACATTACCAAG ACATTAAAGGGTGGCCTATCAGAGACGAGGATTGAGAAACGCATCGTCATTACAGGCGACTGTGACATCGACCACGACCAG GCACTGGCCCAGGCCATAAAGGAGGCCAAAGAGCAACATCCTGACATGTCTGTTACCAGAGTGGTGGTTcataaagaaactgaactggctgaggaggaggatTGA